CCGTCCTGGACTCCGCGCGCCGATGCCACCCCTACCACCTCACTGAAGGCGCCCACGGCGACAACCTGGCCTTCGCCGACGAACCCTTCACCTTCGACGAGCTGAGCTCGCCCTGCGATCCCGACCAGCCGCTGATCTACGGCGCCGGCGACCTGGGCAGAGTCCGCGCGAAGGTCACCGCCTGCGCCACCCGCCACGGGCTGGCGGGCCCGCGGCTGCAGGAACTCCTGGTGGCCACCACCGAGGTGGCCGCCAACAGCGTGCGGCACGGCGGCGGCAGCGGAACCCTGCGGACCTGGGTCAGCGACG
The window above is part of the Streptomyces canus genome. Proteins encoded here:
- a CDS encoding ATP-binding protein; amino-acid sequence: VLDSARRCHPYHLTEGAHGDNLAFADEPFTFDELSSPCDPDQPLIYGAGDLGRVRAKVTACATRHGLAGPRLQELLVATTEVAANSVRHGGGSGTLRTWVSDDTLICQFDDTGYIHDPLVGRSRPTPQQIGGRGLWLVHQLCDLVQIRSTAEHGTTIRLSTALP